The Nitrosomonas sp. sh817 genome includes a window with the following:
- the dapE gene encoding succinyl-diaminopimelate desuccinylase, with protein MSNDTLALAQALIARKSLTPSDDGCQDILINRLEKLGFHIETMRFGQVDNLWARRGNSSPVLCFAGHTDVVPTGPLEEWDSDPFTPAIRDNRLYGRGAADMKSSLAAFITSIEAFLQQHANHDGSIALLITSDEEGVAIDGTVKVVETLKAREELIDYCIVGEPTCTDKLGDTIKNGRRGSLSGNLTVMGIQGHIAYPHLAKNPIHLVAPAIAELAQTEWDQGNEYFPPTTWHISNIHAGTGATNVIPGTLNLLFNFRFSTASTVESLKTKVHQILDKHGLNYELQWELSGKPFLTEKAELANAMHAAIASVTTLEPQFSTSGGTSDGRFIADICKQVIEFGPCNATIHKLNEHVNVDDLDKLSRIYQLTMENLLVSKDPKSHTSEANGFWDRLRKTFFD; from the coding sequence ATGTCCAATGATACTTTAGCCCTCGCCCAAGCACTGATTGCACGAAAATCTTTGACACCATCCGATGACGGTTGCCAGGATATCTTAATCAATCGGCTCGAAAAGCTTGGTTTTCATATTGAAACAATGCGTTTTGGCCAAGTTGACAATTTATGGGCACGGCGCGGCAACAGTTCACCGGTGTTGTGTTTTGCCGGGCACACGGATGTCGTCCCAACGGGTCCGTTGGAAGAATGGGACAGCGATCCATTCACGCCGGCAATTAGAGACAATCGCCTTTATGGCCGCGGCGCGGCGGATATGAAATCTTCGCTGGCGGCATTTATAACGTCCATTGAAGCATTTTTACAGCAGCATGCGAATCATGATGGATCGATTGCACTATTAATCACCTCGGATGAAGAAGGCGTTGCAATCGATGGTACGGTCAAGGTCGTTGAAACCTTAAAGGCGCGCGAAGAATTGATTGATTATTGTATCGTGGGTGAACCGACTTGCACCGATAAACTGGGCGATACCATTAAAAACGGCCGCCGCGGATCCTTGTCCGGCAATCTGACAGTAATGGGTATTCAAGGTCATATCGCATACCCGCATTTAGCAAAAAATCCCATTCATCTTGTTGCCCCGGCGATTGCAGAATTAGCGCAGACGGAATGGGATCAAGGCAACGAATATTTTCCGCCGACCACCTGGCATATTTCCAACATCCACGCCGGTACCGGCGCTACCAATGTTATCCCCGGCACACTGAATTTGTTATTTAATTTTCGATTCTCGACCGCCAGCACCGTTGAATCATTAAAAACCAAGGTGCATCAAATTCTTGATAAGCATGGCTTAAATTATGAATTGCAATGGGAATTGTCGGGAAAACCTTTTTTGACAGAGAAAGCCGAGCTTGCGAATGCAATGCATGCAGCCATCGCGTCAGTTACCACTCTCGAGCCACAGTTCTCTACATCCGGCGGCACCTCGGACGGACGGTTCATTGCCGACATTTGTAAACAAGTCATCGAATTCGGCCCCTGCAATGCCACGATTCACAAACTGAATGAACATGTTAATGTCGATGATTTGGATAAATTATCAAGAATTTATCAATTAACCATGGAAAATTTGCTAGTGAGCAAGGATCCTAAATCACATACCAGTGAAGCAAACGGTTTCTGGGATAGATTAAGAAAAACTTTCTTTGATTAG
- a CDS encoding HD domain-containing phosphohydrolase, with protein MFHHHDLLTDLDKALPVKDKIISAHRSIQQRFAFISRIAIALYDPETRILKTYLDSSGNDKPLANYQAALDDAPSLKEILARGLPRVVNNLVTFENGAHVHTQRIGRSGYAASYTMPIFHAGEFVGFLFFNSHESDVFTENVLSILDIYGHLIALMIINELTTLKVMGAALKTTSGITHVRDPETGSHLDRMSRYSRLIAAELAGQYDLDDAYIEHIFMFSPLHDIGKISIPDSILLKPGQLDANERSIMNTHAQKGRRMIDDIVMNFGFESIDHIDILRNIAEFHHEAMNGSGYPTGKKGREIPLEARIVAVADVFDALTSQRPYKEAWSNQRAFDMLKQMAGTKLDSDCVNALIKNEESIILIQQQFKENIYG; from the coding sequence ATGTTTCATCACCACGATTTACTCACCGATCTTGATAAGGCGTTGCCGGTCAAAGATAAAATCATCAGTGCGCATCGTTCCATCCAGCAGCGGTTTGCGTTTATTTCCCGTATCGCGATTGCGTTGTACGATCCGGAAACACGCATTCTCAAAACCTATCTCGACAGCAGCGGCAACGATAAACCGTTGGCGAATTATCAAGCGGCGCTCGATGACGCACCCTCGCTGAAAGAAATTCTGGCCCGGGGACTGCCGCGCGTTGTCAATAATTTGGTCACTTTTGAGAATGGCGCGCATGTGCATACTCAGCGAATCGGTCGCTCCGGCTATGCCGCCAGCTATACGATGCCGATTTTTCATGCCGGGGAATTCGTCGGTTTCTTATTCTTTAATTCACATGAAAGCGATGTATTCACCGAGAATGTCTTGAGCATCCTCGATATTTACGGGCATTTAATTGCGCTCATGATCATCAATGAACTGACCACGCTTAAAGTCATGGGCGCCGCGTTAAAAACCACCAGCGGCATTACCCATGTCCGCGATCCGGAAACCGGCAGCCACCTGGACCGGATGTCGCGTTACAGCCGCCTGATAGCCGCCGAGCTTGCCGGGCAATATGATCTGGACGATGCCTACATCGAGCATATTTTCATGTTCTCCCCGTTGCACGATATCGGGAAAATTTCGATACCCGACAGCATTTTGCTGAAACCGGGCCAGCTCGATGCCAATGAACGATCGATCATGAATACGCATGCGCAAAAAGGCAGGCGGATGATTGACGATATCGTGATGAACTTCGGTTTCGAAAGTATCGATCACATCGACATATTGAGAAATATCGCGGAATTTCACCATGAAGCGATGAATGGCAGCGGCTATCCTACCGGGAAAAAAGGGCGGGAAATTCCATTGGAAGCGCGGATCGTCGCAGTCGCCGATGTTTTCGACGCGCTCACTTCGCAACGCCCTTACAAGGAAGCCTGGAGTAATCAACGAGCATTCGACATGCTGAAGCAAATGGCCGGGACAAAACTTGATTCGGATTGCGTTAATGCATTGATTAAAAATGAAGAATCAATCATATTGATTCAACAGCAATTTAAAGAAAATATTTACGGCTGA
- a CDS encoding TM0106 family RecB-like putative nuclease, whose translation MTSKGKQTLSTWIRPSDASAWVACARRVWFDQHQPTAHEPDDFNRMLSTLGLEHEAAILAKLESQYPVTTATSFEHTQTLIQQGVPVIYQGQLKNEQLGLAGYPDFLIRHESGHYQPADAKLSSSENKKAIQIQLGIYRRLLANKLPAMVFLGDGRTATLGDEVDAVVDEFIASMRAILDLPQPPSVRYSHSKCRICPYIDNCLPEFESSEDISLLYGIHGKAADHLAESGISTISQLAASSAELLPDAPYLKGYKRKHRAILQAKSHLTGEVFQLARTALPEGAWIHFDIEDNPLTPNRERHVYLWGFLLPDYDTGSFDYVWTDDESRDFDGWLGFLKKIEAYRSKFPSMILTHYSNHEKATIRKYAERYAMETHATVAWLLGQDSPLFDIQNPVLDCLVLPLQGYGLKDICKHPALVNFQWQNQESGSQWSVVQFHRFRAEKNETERERLKTEILRYNRDDVIATRKLEMWLRNLFR comes from the coding sequence ATGACGAGTAAAGGCAAGCAAACATTATCCACTTGGATCCGGCCAAGCGATGCTTCGGCATGGGTAGCTTGCGCCAGGCGGGTGTGGTTTGATCAACATCAACCAACCGCACACGAACCCGATGATTTCAATCGAATGCTCAGCACCCTGGGTCTCGAACACGAAGCTGCAATTCTCGCAAAACTGGAAAGCCAATACCCGGTGACTACGGCGACTTCCTTTGAACACACCCAAACTTTAATTCAGCAAGGCGTGCCGGTCATTTACCAGGGACAATTGAAAAACGAACAATTAGGCCTGGCCGGTTATCCTGATTTTCTGATCCGGCATGAAAGCGGTCATTATCAACCTGCCGATGCCAAGCTTTCATCCAGCGAAAACAAGAAAGCCATCCAAATTCAACTCGGCATTTACCGGCGGTTATTAGCAAATAAGTTGCCGGCGATGGTTTTTCTGGGGGACGGCCGTACCGCAACGCTTGGCGATGAGGTTGACGCTGTGGTCGATGAATTCATTGCCAGCATGCGGGCAATCCTTGATTTGCCGCAGCCGCCATCGGTTCGATACAGTCATAGCAAGTGCCGCATCTGCCCGTATATTGACAACTGTCTCCCGGAATTTGAATCATCAGAAGACATTTCATTATTGTATGGTATCCATGGCAAGGCAGCCGATCATTTGGCCGAATCAGGGATCAGTACCATTTCTCAGCTCGCGGCCAGCTCAGCCGAATTGCTTCCCGACGCGCCTTATCTCAAGGGTTACAAACGAAAACATCGCGCTATCCTACAGGCCAAATCCCATCTGACCGGAGAAGTGTTTCAGCTTGCTCGAACCGCGCTTCCTGAAGGCGCCTGGATTCATTTCGACATCGAAGATAATCCGTTAACGCCCAACCGTGAACGTCATGTGTATCTTTGGGGGTTTCTACTGCCGGATTACGATACCGGGAGTTTTGATTATGTGTGGACGGATGATGAATCCCGTGATTTTGACGGCTGGCTGGGTTTCCTGAAAAAGATTGAAGCGTATCGGTCCAAATTTCCATCCATGATACTGACGCACTATTCTAATCATGAAAAAGCCACGATCCGCAAATATGCCGAACGCTATGCGATGGAAACGCATGCCACGGTTGCCTGGTTACTCGGCCAGGACAGCCCGTTATTCGATATACAGAATCCGGTGCTGGATTGTTTGGTGTTGCCACTGCAAGGATACGGACTTAAAGATATTTGCAAGCATCCGGCATTGGTTAACTTCCAATGGCAGAATCAGGAGTCAGGATCTCAATGGTCGGTGGTGCAGTTCCACCGCTTCCGCGCAGAAAAAAATGAAACTGAGCGGGAGCGGCTAAAAACAGAAATTTTGAGATATAACCGGGATGACGTGATTGCAACCAGAAAACTGGAAATGTGGCTTAGAAACTTGTTTCGTTGA
- a CDS encoding YbaB/EbfC family nucleoid-associated protein: MRGNLGNMMKQAQMMQENMRKMQENLASIEVEGQSGAGMVKVTMTCRHDVKRVDIDNSLIGDDKEMLEDLVAAAFNDAVRKVEATTQEKMSALTSGMGLPPGFKLPF; this comes from the coding sequence ATGAGAGGAAATCTGGGTAACATGATGAAGCAGGCTCAGATGATGCAGGAAAACATGCGCAAAATGCAGGAAAATCTTGCCAGCATCGAAGTCGAAGGCCAATCCGGCGCGGGCATGGTGAAAGTCACCATGACCTGCCGCCATGACGTCAAACGCGTCGACATCGACAATAGCCTGATCGGCGACGACAAGGAAATGCTCGAAGACCTGGTCGCTGCGGCTTTCAACGACGCCGTGCGCAAGGTCGAAGCCACCACGCAGGAAAAAATGTCGGCATTGACCAGCGGCATGGGGCTGCCGCCGGGATTTAAATTGCCTTTCTAA
- the dnaX gene encoding DNA polymerase III subunit gamma/tau, which translates to MSQTQVLARKWRPKKFSELTGQEHVVRALTNALEQNRLHHAYLFTGTRGVGKTTIARILAKSLNCETGVTASPCGVCPACLQIDSGSFIDLIELDAASNTQVDNMRELLENALYAPTGGRYKIYIIDEVHMLSKSAFNAMLKTLEEPPAHVKFVLATTDPQKIPVTVLSRCLQFNLKQIPQAQIAGHLKNILQQENVPADDVSLQLIARAAQGSMRDALSLLDQAIAFGEGAIAETGVRDMLGIIDQGYLFDLLEALAQKNGVQLLTLADEMEAQCLSFDLALQDLAALLHRIALAQTVPQAIGEDTPDYARIFELARLLPPDDIQLFYQIALHGRSDLSLAPDEYAGFTMTLLRMLTFMPDDMTTDRPAQPAKQPAATIAQPQKPPSPVKPAPVAAAPVENTRNADASNLGWPQLSQQLKLTGMAKMLAQHSEAKVLSADSVELYVPEVHKHLLDKKYQDKIQAALDTYFGKPVRLSFTVGALSGLTPAALQQREEQQKQADAIAAIEQDPVVQELIEQFDAKLIVSTIKPIEQ; encoded by the coding sequence GTGTCGCAAACACAAGTCCTTGCGCGCAAGTGGCGCCCCAAAAAGTTTTCCGAATTGACAGGGCAGGAACATGTTGTCAGAGCCTTGACCAACGCGCTGGAGCAAAACCGCTTGCATCACGCGTATTTGTTCACCGGCACTCGCGGCGTCGGCAAAACCACCATCGCCCGCATTCTAGCCAAGTCGCTCAATTGTGAAACCGGCGTCACCGCGTCACCGTGCGGCGTCTGTCCGGCTTGCCTTCAAATCGACAGCGGCAGTTTCATCGACTTGATCGAATTGGACGCGGCCTCCAATACGCAAGTCGATAACATGCGCGAATTGCTGGAAAATGCTTTGTACGCGCCGACCGGCGGGCGTTACAAGATCTACATCATCGACGAAGTGCACATGCTGTCGAAGTCGGCGTTCAATGCCATGCTGAAAACCCTGGAAGAACCCCCGGCGCATGTCAAATTTGTGCTGGCCACGACCGATCCGCAGAAAATTCCGGTAACGGTGCTGTCCCGCTGCTTGCAATTCAACCTGAAGCAAATTCCGCAAGCGCAAATAGCCGGGCATCTCAAAAACATCCTGCAGCAGGAAAACGTTCCGGCGGATGACGTTTCGTTGCAATTAATCGCCCGCGCCGCGCAAGGCAGCATGCGCGATGCCCTCAGTTTGCTGGATCAGGCGATTGCTTTCGGCGAAGGAGCAATTGCCGAAACCGGCGTGCGCGACATGCTCGGCATCATCGATCAGGGTTACTTGTTCGACCTGCTGGAAGCGTTGGCGCAAAAGAATGGCGTGCAACTATTGACGCTGGCGGATGAAATGGAAGCGCAATGCCTGTCGTTCGATCTGGCATTGCAGGATCTGGCCGCGTTGTTGCATCGCATCGCGCTGGCGCAGACCGTGCCGCAAGCGATCGGCGAGGATACGCCGGATTATGCGCGCATTTTCGAACTGGCGCGGCTACTGCCGCCGGACGACATTCAATTGTTTTACCAAATCGCGTTGCACGGCCGCAGCGATTTGAGCCTGGCGCCCGACGAATACGCCGGTTTCACCATGACGCTGCTGCGCATGCTGACGTTCATGCCAGATGACATGACAACTGACCGGCCAGCGCAACCCGCTAAGCAACCGGCAGCAACAATCGCGCAGCCGCAAAAGCCCCCATCGCCGGTTAAACCCGCGCCGGTAGCGGCGGCGCCGGTTGAGAATACCCGAAATGCCGATGCATCCAATCTCGGCTGGCCGCAACTGAGCCAGCAACTGAAACTGACCGGCATGGCGAAAATGCTGGCGCAGCATAGCGAAGCCAAGGTGTTGTCGGCGGACAGTGTTGAACTGTATGTGCCGGAAGTGCATAAGCACCTGTTGGATAAGAAGTATCAGGATAAAATCCAGGCGGCATTGGATACTTATTTTGGCAAACCTGTTAGACTGAGTTTCACCGTCGGCGCGTTGTCCGGGCTAACCCCCGCCGCGTTGCAGCAACGCGAAGAACAGCAAAAACAAGCCGATGCCATCGCCGCGATCGAGCAAGATCCGGTGGTGCAAGAATTGATCGAACAATTCGACGCGAAATTAATCGTTTCCACCATAAAACCAATCGAACAATAA